A section of the Flaviflexus equikiangi genome encodes:
- a CDS encoding single-stranded DNA-binding protein has translation MNNEIYVSVMGFAGADAVLIEREGNKPYSYFRLGSTSWRGGGDSREPVTQWFTIKTFGELARHCSSSIVKGTPVLVRGRLESETYQTKDDPSQSRTDQVIRADAVGVELGRGTVTYSRTPLMAEESAAF, from the coding sequence ATGAACAACGAAATATACGTGTCAGTCATGGGATTCGCTGGAGCCGATGCGGTGCTGATCGAGAGGGAAGGCAACAAGCCCTATTCCTACTTCCGCCTGGGATCGACATCCTGGCGGGGTGGCGGAGACAGTCGGGAGCCCGTGACGCAATGGTTCACGATCAAGACCTTCGGGGAGCTCGCCCGCCACTGCTCATCATCGATCGTGAAGGGCACCCCGGTTCTTGTTCGCGGCAGGCTCGAATCAGAGACCTACCAGACGAAGGACGACCCCTCGCAGTCGCGCACCGACCAGGTCATCCGAGCAGACGCTGTCGGCGTCGAGCTGGGACGGGGCACAGTGACCTATTCGAGGACTCCGCTCATGGCTGAGGAATCGGCCGCGTTCTGA
- a CDS encoding ATP-binding cassette domain-containing protein, with amino-acid sequence MTQDKTDELTERLAALEAGISHGQGHIEPFLLARATDDLQAVKHRMALGTDLTVVALVGGTGSGKSTTFNAITGLEFADSGEIRPTTERAAACSWGESAGPMLDFLGVDEDRRIRKGSLLTDEEPEFRGLVLLDLPDHDSVAVSHSVQVTQLMPLVDLLIWVLDPQKYADQALHGGYLQGLERRKDAMLVVLNHIDTVPFDQRDRIVRDVEAVLAADGLDGVPVVTTSALEHQGIDELKIHIAAAVSKPSINAITATAEISAIAERLRSSVAETEAEVTESRLQPVAGQLARAAGISAVGSSMRAGGDSWRQFALAKPEQPATSTVNAVRDSWLDAIKQDLPPAWAKSIHEAAAGPEKLRRDITDAVNSIPVTKPSSLNALMLLFLGIILALCGIGLGVATALGQGVLAQDALNWALAGGLVLVGVWSAIMAKSVRKTASIRAADRYERAVGDKILEVLIRDLGNPVQDVLSKHKMTREALATARG; translated from the coding sequence ATGACGCAGGACAAGACCGACGAGCTCACTGAGCGCCTGGCGGCTCTCGAAGCCGGAATCAGCCATGGTCAGGGACATATCGAGCCCTTTCTGCTGGCAAGAGCCACAGACGATCTCCAGGCCGTCAAACATCGAATGGCACTGGGGACCGATCTGACGGTGGTGGCGCTCGTCGGCGGCACAGGCTCGGGCAAGTCCACCACATTCAACGCGATCACGGGGCTCGAGTTTGCGGACTCCGGAGAGATCCGGCCGACGACGGAACGCGCCGCGGCATGCTCCTGGGGTGAGAGCGCGGGCCCGATGCTCGACTTCCTCGGTGTCGACGAAGACCGTCGGATCCGCAAGGGCTCCCTGCTCACCGACGAGGAGCCGGAGTTCCGGGGGCTCGTCCTGCTCGACCTTCCCGATCATGACTCCGTCGCAGTGTCCCACTCCGTCCAGGTCACCCAGCTCATGCCGCTCGTCGACCTCCTCATCTGGGTCCTCGACCCCCAGAAATATGCTGACCAGGCACTCCATGGCGGATACCTCCAAGGATTGGAGCGGCGCAAGGACGCCATGCTCGTCGTCCTCAACCACATCGACACCGTCCCCTTCGATCAGCGCGACCGCATCGTCCGCGACGTCGAAGCAGTCCTTGCCGCCGACGGTCTCGACGGCGTCCCCGTTGTCACGACATCGGCTCTCGAACATCAGGGCATCGACGAACTCAAGATCCATATCGCGGCCGCTGTCAGCAAGCCCTCTATTAACGCGATCACAGCAACAGCCGAAATCAGTGCGATTGCTGAACGGCTGCGATCATCCGTCGCCGAAACCGAAGCTGAGGTGACCGAGAGCCGTCTCCAGCCCGTCGCGGGTCAGCTCGCACGGGCTGCAGGGATCAGCGCAGTAGGGTCCTCGATGAGAGCGGGAGGGGACTCGTGGCGCCAGTTCGCGCTGGCGAAGCCCGAGCAGCCGGCGACATCGACAGTGAATGCCGTCCGCGACAGTTGGCTCGACGCGATCAAACAGGATCTTCCCCCGGCGTGGGCCAAGTCCATCCACGAGGCGGCGGCAGGCCCCGAGAAGCTGCGCCGCGACATCACGGACGCCGTCAACTCCATACCGGTCACGAAACCGTCCTCCCTCAACGCGCTCATGCTGCTCTTCCTGGGAATCATCCTCGCGCTATGCGGCATCGGTCTCGGCGTCGCCACGGCACTCGGACAGGGCGTCCTCGCGCAAGACGCACTCAATTGGGCGCTTGCGGGAGGGCTCGTCCTCGTCGGGGTGTGGTCGGCGATCATGGCGAAGTCGGTGCGCAAGACGGCCTCGATTCGGGCCGCGGACCGGTACGAGCGTGCTGTCGGGGACAAGATCCTTGAGGTGCTGATCCGTGATCTGGGGAACCCTGTCCAGGATGTGTTGTCGAAGCACAAGATGACGCGCGAAGCCTTGGCAACAGCTCGCGGATAA
- a CDS encoding GTPase, which translates to MTDTVEALQDVAFPLSVPGIHELRESQRSLQTQLSTRLLPHLLKEAVPAIVVLGGSSGAGKSTLLNTLIGEEVSEASVIRPTTKTPVLVLHEDDEGAMAEHLLLDLCDVIVTPNAIPGIALVDAPDLDSIDAHNRSVSQTLLNAADLWVFVTTASRYGDHLAWSTLTEAFDRGMTTAVVLNRLPERAKVAVRGDLMKRMAESGMGESPLFIVDDAGPTSGRLDAGRVAEFKEWLELMRSTRASKSLVSRTSRALMPAIRRELLDLADAAAAQTEAAASLRETAKQSGDEPWKKLENTIEVGRLASGAPTTQWLSLASTGGPLASLSTGRDILFPSRAIAKRDRAASDIAHAIDDALRVSLTQALISARERADFAWAGSYVDTTDLVVAVDIEPLVERALRQWHDDAAAAAARVTGPITKRVSTDGLADLLRAGAGGVTGLQSALSKTGGLGGLTRVQRALKQRCREAIDAVVEEYVTVIDRLDMPDSSTLRIRARELVDAVWEKK; encoded by the coding sequence GTGACAGACACTGTCGAGGCGCTGCAGGACGTCGCCTTCCCGCTGTCGGTTCCCGGGATTCACGAACTCCGTGAGTCCCAACGCTCCCTTCAGACTCAACTCTCGACCCGCCTTCTTCCGCATCTTCTCAAGGAAGCGGTCCCCGCGATCGTCGTCCTCGGAGGATCGTCCGGGGCGGGCAAATCCACCCTCCTCAACACCCTCATCGGGGAAGAGGTCTCAGAAGCGTCGGTCATCCGTCCCACGACGAAGACACCTGTCCTCGTCCTCCATGAAGACGATGAGGGGGCAATGGCGGAGCATCTGCTCCTCGATCTGTGTGACGTAATAGTCACCCCGAATGCGATCCCGGGGATCGCCCTCGTCGATGCTCCCGACCTCGACTCGATCGATGCTCACAACAGGAGCGTGTCGCAGACACTGCTCAATGCGGCGGACCTGTGGGTCTTCGTCACGACAGCATCGCGGTATGGCGACCACCTGGCGTGGTCGACCTTGACGGAGGCTTTCGATCGGGGCATGACAACCGCGGTGGTCCTCAACCGGCTGCCAGAACGCGCCAAGGTTGCGGTGCGGGGAGATCTCATGAAGCGCATGGCCGAGTCCGGCATGGGAGAGTCGCCTCTCTTCATCGTCGATGATGCTGGGCCCACGAGCGGCAGGCTCGATGCGGGGCGAGTCGCAGAGTTCAAAGAATGGCTCGAGCTCATGCGGTCCACCCGCGCCTCGAAGTCTCTCGTGTCCCGCACCTCTCGTGCGCTGATGCCTGCTATCCGCCGGGAACTGCTCGACTTGGCGGATGCTGCGGCGGCGCAGACGGAGGCCGCCGCAAGCCTTCGCGAGACGGCCAAGCAGTCGGGGGATGAGCCGTGGAAGAAGCTTGAGAACACGATCGAGGTGGGCAGACTCGCGAGTGGTGCCCCCACCACGCAGTGGCTGTCTCTCGCCTCGACCGGAGGGCCTCTCGCTTCTCTCTCCACGGGACGAGACATCCTGTTCCCGAGCAGAGCGATCGCCAAGAGAGACCGAGCTGCCTCCGATATTGCCCATGCGATCGACGATGCTCTGCGAGTCTCCCTCACCCAGGCTCTGATCAGCGCCCGAGAGAGAGCAGACTTCGCGTGGGCTGGTTCCTATGTCGACACAACCGACCTCGTCGTCGCGGTCGATATCGAACCTCTCGTGGAACGGGCCCTTCGGCAGTGGCACGATGATGCCGCGGCGGCAGCTGCACGCGTCACCGGGCCGATCACGAAGAGAGTCTCAACCGACGGCTTAGCGGATCTTCTGCGCGCCGGTGCGGGCGGTGTGACGGGACTGCAGTCCGCACTGTCAAAAACTGGCGGCCTGGGCGGCCTGACCCGCGTCCAACGCGCCCTGAAACAACGATGCCGGGAAGCCATCGACGCTGTCGTGGAAGAATACGTCACCGTCATCGACCGTTTGGACATGCCGGACAGCTCGACGCTTCGCATTCGAGCGCGGGAACTTGTCGATGCTGTATGGGAGAAGAAGTGA
- the orn gene encoding oligoribonuclease, translated as MKGNDVPTKQLNNPIVWIDCEMTGLDLTRDGLVEISVVITDSDLVPIDEGIDLVIKPTADALESMGDFVRKMHTDSGLIDEWDDGLTLEDAQEQVLAYIKDRVPEKKAPLGGNSVGTDKSFLERDMPAVIDYLHYRVIDVSSIKELARRWYPRAYFASPEKFGNHRALGDIYDSIDELRYYRSVLMPEGDGPSTEEAKAKAEAVLASRTQLSFTVGD; from the coding sequence ATGAAAGGCAACGACGTGCCGACGAAGCAGCTCAACAATCCCATCGTGTGGATCGACTGTGAGATGACGGGCCTCGATCTCACTCGCGACGGCCTCGTCGAGATCTCGGTCGTCATCACCGACTCCGACCTGGTCCCCATCGACGAGGGAATCGACCTCGTCATCAAGCCGACCGCGGACGCGCTCGAATCCATGGGCGATTTCGTGCGGAAGATGCACACGGACTCGGGACTCATCGACGAATGGGATGACGGCCTCACGCTCGAGGACGCCCAAGAGCAGGTCCTTGCCTATATCAAGGATCGTGTGCCCGAGAAGAAGGCCCCCCTCGGGGGCAACTCGGTCGGCACCGACAAGTCGTTCCTCGAACGGGACATGCCGGCCGTCATCGACTACCTGCACTACCGGGTTATCGATGTCTCCTCCATCAAGGAGCTCGCTCGCCGCTGGTACCCCCGCGCCTATTTCGCATCCCCGGAGAAGTTCGGCAACCATCGCGCACTCGGAGACATCTACGACTCCATCGACGAACTGCGGTACTACCGGAGTGTGCTCATGCCAGAAGGGGATGGTCCCTCGACAGAGGAAGCGAAGGCGAAGGCTGAGGCCGTACTCGCCTCCCGGACTCAACTCAGCTTCACGGTCGGAGACTGA
- the def gene encoding peptide deformylase, with the protein MIQPIVITGDPVLHTPAQPVDVFDAGLARLVEDMYETTVAAPGVGLAAPQIGIPGQIFVWVYANQTEAAPRGVAINPELWIEPITPGAASEADREGCLSFPGEKFPLRRSPRALLRAQDVTGRPFTLEATGWFARILQHEYDHLQGTIYVDRLCGPDAETVSRISRERGWGQPGLTWMPGQ; encoded by the coding sequence ATGATCCAACCCATTGTCATCACCGGGGATCCGGTGCTGCATACTCCCGCACAACCGGTCGATGTCTTCGATGCTGGTCTCGCACGCCTCGTCGAGGACATGTACGAGACCACCGTGGCGGCGCCTGGTGTTGGTCTTGCCGCCCCGCAGATCGGCATCCCAGGGCAGATCTTCGTCTGGGTGTATGCCAACCAGACAGAGGCAGCACCGCGGGGCGTCGCGATCAATCCCGAACTCTGGATCGAACCCATCACCCCCGGCGCGGCATCAGAAGCTGACAGGGAAGGCTGCCTCTCCTTCCCCGGAGAGAAGTTCCCGCTGCGTCGCAGCCCGCGAGCGCTCCTGCGGGCCCAGGACGTGACGGGACGTCCATTTACGCTCGAAGCAACCGGTTGGTTCGCTCGCATCCTGCAGCATGAATACGACCACCTGCAGGGCACCATCTACGTCGACCGTCTCTGCGGGCCTGACGCCGAGACGGTCTCTCGCATCAGCCGCGAACGCGGGTGGGGGCAGCCCGGATTGACGTGGATGCCGGGGCAATGA
- a CDS encoding fluoride efflux transporter FluC, which produces MTGKARKSAPHATPPHLTRERDEIFREATKRPVHLRGRFILLVFFGGTLGTAARLGLSLLFPTDGLPTTILAINLAGAFILGVLLESLIRTGQDIGMRRAVRLFIGTGFFGGFTTYSALAVDTVRLAESGEPEISVLYAAGSLVLGTLVAWLGIVCARKARQ; this is translated from the coding sequence ATGACGGGAAAGGCGCGGAAGAGCGCCCCGCACGCGACTCCCCCGCATCTGACGAGAGAACGCGATGAGATCTTCAGGGAGGCCACGAAGCGGCCCGTCCACCTGCGCGGCCGCTTCATCCTTCTCGTCTTCTTCGGGGGCACTCTCGGCACGGCTGCTCGCCTCGGGCTTTCGCTCCTCTTCCCAACCGATGGGCTGCCGACAACGATCCTTGCCATCAACCTTGCCGGAGCCTTTATCCTCGGGGTTCTGCTCGAATCGCTGATCCGCACAGGTCAAGATATTGGGATGCGGCGTGCGGTGCGACTATTCATCGGGACGGGCTTCTTCGGAGGGTTCACCACCTACAGTGCACTGGCTGTCGACACTGTCCGCTTGGCAGAGAGCGGGGAACCTGAGATCAGTGTCCTCTACGCGGCGGGGAGTCTCGTCCTCGGCACGCTCGTTGCCTGGCTCGGCATCGTCTGCGCACGGAAGGCACGTCAATGA
- the crcB gene encoding fluoride efflux transporter CrcB yields MSPLLFLAVSLAGGLGACARFILDGLIRAKANHPTPWGTIIINISGSFLLGYLTGVASQSLLPPTWLPIVGTGFLGGYTTFSTASVETARLLTEEKRLAATVSGVGTLLGATAAAAAGLWMA; encoded by the coding sequence ATGAGTCCCCTCCTGTTCCTCGCGGTCTCTCTCGCCGGCGGGCTGGGAGCATGCGCCCGGTTCATCCTTGATGGATTGATCCGCGCTAAGGCGAATCATCCGACGCCGTGGGGCACGATCATTATCAATATCTCCGGTTCTTTCCTATTGGGATACCTGACGGGCGTCGCTTCACAGAGCCTTCTTCCGCCGACGTGGCTTCCGATCGTGGGGACAGGCTTCCTCGGGGGCTACACGACGTTCTCGACCGCGAGCGTCGAGACAGCACGCCTGCTCACGGAGGAGAAGCGGTTAGCCGCGACAGTATCGGGCGTGGGAACACTTCTCGGGGCGACTGCCGCGGCGGCCGCCGGCCTCTGGATGGCATAA
- a CDS encoding amidohydrolase, which produces MMAHDNDSARPGVGPDFDAIDTYRDLHSHPELAFNEVRTAQVVATHLEAAGYAVTTGVGGTGVVGVLERGEGPTVLLRADMDALPVAEDTGLDYASTQSATRPDGTTTPVMHACGHDVHTTCLIGAAYALAADTSWQGKILAVFQPAEEVGKGARAMVADGLFDRFGKPDVVLGQHVAPLPAGVLGVRPGPAFAASDAMRITLYGKGGHGSRPETTQDPVVMAASLVMRLQTIVSRTIAGSDTAVVTVGSMHAGTAHNIIPDDATLQLSVRTFDPAVRDKVMASIERLARAETLAAGSEREPDVTLIESFPAVVNDAEASKVVADSFGTIPGLMVVDPGSVTGSEDVGILALESGAPCVYWLLGGADPTLFAGASSIQGIAAIVGGLPSNHSPHFAPQPDPTLKVGITALVTAAKTWLA; this is translated from the coding sequence ATGATGGCTCACGATAACGATTCCGCGCGACCCGGTGTCGGCCCCGACTTCGACGCAATCGATACCTACCGCGACCTGCATTCACATCCAGAGCTTGCCTTCAATGAAGTACGTACCGCTCAGGTGGTCGCTACCCACCTCGAGGCGGCTGGCTATGCCGTGACCACGGGTGTTGGCGGGACAGGCGTTGTCGGTGTCCTCGAACGCGGTGAGGGACCCACGGTTCTCCTGCGCGCCGACATGGATGCTCTTCCCGTCGCGGAAGACACCGGCCTCGACTACGCGTCCACGCAGTCAGCGACCCGCCCCGATGGGACGACGACCCCGGTCATGCACGCATGCGGGCATGACGTGCACACCACCTGCCTCATCGGCGCAGCCTACGCATTGGCCGCGGACACGTCGTGGCAGGGCAAGATCCTGGCCGTCTTCCAGCCCGCAGAAGAAGTCGGCAAGGGCGCACGTGCCATGGTCGCCGATGGTCTCTTCGACCGTTTCGGCAAACCCGATGTTGTTCTCGGACAGCATGTCGCCCCGTTGCCAGCCGGTGTTCTCGGAGTCCGTCCCGGGCCCGCCTTCGCAGCATCCGACGCCATGAGGATCACCCTCTATGGGAAGGGCGGGCATGGCTCCCGCCCGGAGACCACGCAGGATCCTGTTGTCATGGCAGCGTCCCTGGTGATGCGCCTCCAGACGATCGTGTCCCGCACGATTGCCGGAAGCGACACTGCTGTCGTGACGGTCGGGTCGATGCATGCCGGAACCGCCCACAACATCATTCCTGATGATGCGACGCTTCAGCTCAGCGTCCGCACCTTCGATCCTGCCGTCCGCGACAAGGTCATGGCCAGCATCGAGCGTCTCGCACGGGCTGAGACTCTCGCGGCCGGAAGCGAACGGGAACCCGATGTCACCCTCATCGAATCCTTCCCTGCCGTTGTCAACGACGCTGAGGCCAGCAAGGTCGTTGCCGATTCCTTCGGGACGATCCCCGGCCTCATGGTTGTCGATCCGGGCAGTGTGACCGGCAGTGAAGACGTCGGCATCCTCGCTCTTGAATCTGGTGCTCCCTGCGTCTACTGGCTGCTCGGCGGAGCCGATCCGACGCTGTTTGCCGGAGCTTCAAGCATCCAGGGGATCGCCGCGATTGTCGGAGGACTCCCCTCCAATCACTCCCCGCACTTCGCTCCGCAGCCCGATCCGACTCTGAAGGTCGGTATCACCGCACTCGTCACTGCTGCGAAGACGTGGCTTGCGTGA
- a CDS encoding IS3 family transposase (programmed frameshift): MPRKYDPELKQRAVRMVSEALPDHPTRTAAVRHVADLLGVGAEALRTWHRQAEVDQGKRPGVTTDLAAENKRLERENAELRKANEVLKAASIFFAKGTRPATDEMIAFIDTYRDRFGVEFLCATLRGAVRGFITSRGYRAAKSRPPSARQLKDELLIPEIQRLHEEHYSVYGRRKMHALLKRQGWDIGRDQTHRLMKLADVEGVRRSKKAFTTIPDSVLALPGDLVERRFVADRPNQLWVCDITYVATWSGFAYVSFIIDVFARRIAGWNVASTLKADVLPLQALEMAAWQNDGDLDGVIHHSDHGSNYMSLVYTSRVNELGAKPSTGTVGDSFDNAMAESVNALYKAELIRQRGPWKTVEEVELATLEYVWWWNNKRLHGELGYRSPLEVETAYYTEQESRLTPTR, from the exons ATGCCCAGAAAGTATGACCCCGAACTGAAGCAGCGTGCGGTGCGGATGGTTTCCGAGGCTCTTCCCGATCACCCCACTCGCACAGCCGCGGTCCGTCATGTCGCGGACCTGCTCGGGGTAGGCGCAGAGGCCCTGCGAACCTGGCACCGGCAGGCCGAAGTCGACCAAGGTAAAAGGCCCGGCGTGACGACCGACTTAGCCGCAGAGAATAAACGACTGGAGCGTGAGAACGCTGAGCTGCGCAAGGCTAACGAGGTGCTTAAAGCTGCGAGTATATTTTTCGCGA AAGGAACTCGACCGGCCACGGACGAAATGATCGCTTTCATCGATACTTATCGTGATCGTTTCGGAGTTGAGTTCCTCTGCGCCACGCTTCGTGGGGCAGTCCGTGGATTTATCACCTCCCGTGGATACCGTGCCGCGAAGAGCCGGCCCCCGTCAGCCCGTCAGCTGAAAGACGAGCTGCTGATTCCAGAGATCCAGCGCCTGCACGAAGAGCATTACAGCGTCTACGGACGCCGCAAGATGCATGCGCTCCTGAAACGACAGGGCTGGGACATCGGCCGCGATCAGACCCACAGGCTCATGAAACTCGCCGACGTTGAAGGTGTTCGCAGGTCAAAGAAGGCTTTCACCACGATCCCTGATTCCGTCTTAGCGCTGCCCGGGGACCTGGTGGAGCGCCGGTTTGTTGCTGACCGACCTAACCAATTGTGGGTCTGCGACATCACCTATGTCGCCACCTGGTCCGGGTTCGCCTACGTCTCTTTCATCATCGACGTCTTCGCTCGTCGTATCGCCGGCTGGAATGTTGCCTCGACATTGAAAGCTGACGTGCTGCCACTGCAAGCTTTGGAGATGGCTGCCTGGCAAAACGACGGTGACCTTGATGGAGTGATCCATCATAGCGATCACGGCTCGAACTACATGTCCCTGGTCTACACCAGCAGGGTCAATGAACTCGGCGCCAAGCCCTCTACCGGGACCGTCGGCGATAGTTTTGACAACGCGATGGCTGAATCGGTTAATGCTCTCTACAAGGCCGAACTGATTCGTCAGCGCGGGCCGTGGAAGACCGTGGAAGAAGTTGAGCTGGCAACCCTGGAATACGTGTGGTGGTGGAACAACAAACGCCTCCACGGTGAACTTGGCTACCGCAGCCCGCTCGAGGTCGAGACCGCCTACTACACTGAACAAGAATCCCGCCTGACACCAACCCGGTGA